In Helianthus annuus cultivar XRQ/B chromosome 9, HanXRQr2.0-SUNRISE, whole genome shotgun sequence, the following are encoded in one genomic region:
- the LOC110908677 gene encoding uncharacterized protein LOC110908677, with protein MATRHDAQAGRPLMNIVRMKGVPILQQLEIEECLLRTSSDNWCIINDGADRPNIVMGISGKPAELVEIKRVLEDNIPVIRRFTGGGTVIVDLGTIFVSFICNKDDVADVQPYPRPIMSWSSLLYSQVFEGIADFRLRENVVALTTME; from the exons ATGGCTACACGACATGATGCACAAGCAGGACGTCCGCTAATGAATATCGTCAGAATGAAGGGGGTGCCCATCCTACAGCAGTTGGAGATTGAAGAATGCCTTTTGCGGACCTCATCGGACAACTGGTGCATCATAAATGATGGGGCGGATAGACCCAACATTGTCATGGGCATTTCTGG GAAACCTGCTGAACTTGTTGAAATTAAACGTGTTCTAGAAGATAATATTCCTGTCATACGAAGGTTTACTGGTGGCGGGACTGTAATAGTTGATCTAGGGACAATATTTGTTTCATTCATATGTAACAAGGATGATGTTGCAGATGTACAACCGTATCCTCGACCCATCATGTCTTGGAGCAGCCTTTTATACAGTCAGGTTTTCGAAGGAATTGCTGATTTCAGGCTTCGTGAGAATG TTGTTGCTTTGACAACTATGGAATAA